From Sinorhizobium sp. RAC02, a single genomic window includes:
- a CDS encoding glutamine synthetase family protein, protein MSRDLAARPPEAADPSEAEAFLAAHPEITAFDLVLIDLNGIARGKIIRRHELLPIFRSGRHLPGSILGLDVTGEDVEETGLVWSDGDADRRAWPIAGSLVPLPWTSPPRGELRLALFELDGAPMAADPRHALARQVKLLEADGYHPVLAYELEFYLLDRERTADGNFQPLRLPLSGERPDGIQVYGVTELDRLEPVIDAVYRGAEAQGLPVETMISEYAQGQFELTLRHGSALRAADDITMLKRLIRSLAVRHGMMACFMAKPFAGRAGSGMHVHASLADAAGNNLFADRDETLAPLLKQAVAGLLETMQESMLVFAPHFNSWRRFSAQSYAPTTPTWGTNNRSVAVRIPAGASAGRHLEQRAAGIDSNPYLVGATVLAGMRKGILEKADPGPETTTYAESTGDELPPDWRGAIETATRSAFLREALGEKLHHVYLALKRAEYRRFASEVTALERSLYGEVV, encoded by the coding sequence GTGAGCCGAGATCTCGCCGCCCGCCCGCCTGAAGCCGCTGATCCTTCCGAAGCGGAGGCCTTTCTTGCCGCCCACCCAGAGATCACAGCCTTCGATCTCGTTCTGATCGACCTCAATGGTATTGCGCGCGGAAAAATCATCCGGCGGCATGAACTGCTGCCGATCTTCCGCTCCGGTCGCCACCTGCCCGGCTCGATCCTCGGCCTCGACGTCACCGGTGAGGATGTCGAGGAAACCGGCCTCGTCTGGTCGGATGGCGATGCCGACCGGCGCGCCTGGCCGATTGCCGGCTCGCTGGTGCCCCTGCCCTGGACCTCGCCACCACGCGGCGAACTGCGCCTTGCCCTCTTCGAACTGGATGGTGCACCGATGGCTGCCGATCCGCGGCACGCCCTTGCCCGTCAGGTCAAGCTGCTCGAAGCCGATGGTTACCATCCCGTGCTCGCCTACGAGCTGGAATTCTATCTGCTCGACCGCGAGCGCACCGCGGACGGTAATTTCCAGCCGCTCCGCCTGCCGCTCTCCGGCGAACGACCGGACGGCATCCAGGTCTATGGCGTCACCGAACTCGACCGGCTTGAGCCCGTCATCGATGCCGTCTATCGCGGCGCCGAGGCGCAGGGCCTGCCCGTCGAAACCATGATATCGGAATATGCCCAGGGTCAGTTCGAGCTGACATTGCGCCACGGCAGCGCGCTCAGGGCCGCCGACGATATTACCATGCTGAAGCGCCTCATCCGCAGCCTTGCCGTGCGCCACGGCATGATGGCCTGCTTCATGGCAAAGCCCTTTGCCGGCCGCGCCGGTTCCGGCATGCATGTGCATGCCAGCCTTGCCGACGCAGCAGGCAACAACCTCTTCGCCGATCGCGACGAGACGCTGGCGCCCCTCCTGAAACAGGCCGTCGCCGGGCTGCTGGAGACGATGCAGGAGTCCATGCTCGTCTTCGCCCCGCACTTCAACTCCTGGCGTCGCTTTTCCGCCCAGAGCTACGCCCCGACCACGCCGACCTGGGGCACAAACAACCGGAGCGTCGCGGTCCGCATTCCGGCAGGCGCCTCCGCTGGCCGTCACCTCGAGCAGCGCGCAGCCGGCATCGATTCCAACCCCTATCTCGTCGGCGCCACGGTGCTTGCCGGCATGCGCAAGGGTATTTTGGAGAAGGCCGACCCCGGCCCGGAAACCACGACCTATGCCGAGAGTACAGGCGACGAGTTGCCGCCGGATTGGCGTGGCGCCATCGAAACGGCAACTCGATCCGCCTTCCTCAGGGAGGCACTCGGCGAGAAGCTGCACCACGTCTACCTCGCGCTCAAACGCGCCGAGTATCGACGGTTTGCCAGCGAAGTGACGGCACTCGAACGCTCGCTCTACGGCGAAGTCGTCTGA
- a CDS encoding transaminase, translated as MERANLEARAHALVKAESEIFRAKRPRCAAAHDEATSGFFDGVPQHWMLDWPTPFPVVIDQASGAELVDIDGNRIVDVCLGDTGAMFGHGPVPVLEALKNAGTRGLTTMLPSSDAQIVGRLLVEHFGLPRWQLGATASDANRFAIRVARAVTGRAKLLVFDGCYHGAVDDTLVDLVDGKTISRRNLLGQVRDLGELTVSIPFNDEAALEKALAAHNIACVLAEPVMTNCGMIPPDPGFHDALRRLTRAAGTLLLIDETHTISTGLGGYTKMYGLEPDLIVMGKPIGGGVPVSVWGMTQAISDKLHVIRREQSGHGHSGIGTTLSGSALQLACLRACLEHVMTEEAYRTMQSRADRIEAGFKAAIAAAGLDWTVSRVGARLEVVFSAVPVRNAAEARAAASDTIEAALHLSMLNLGYLLTPFHNMVLVSPALSEKQADGLVQAFATVLGRLAERRAAA; from the coding sequence ATGGAGAGGGCGAACCTGGAGGCGCGTGCCCACGCGCTTGTCAAGGCGGAATCGGAGATTTTTCGCGCAAAACGGCCGCGCTGCGCCGCAGCCCATGACGAGGCCACATCGGGCTTCTTCGATGGCGTGCCGCAGCATTGGATGCTCGACTGGCCAACCCCCTTTCCCGTCGTGATCGATCAGGCGAGCGGCGCTGAACTCGTCGATATCGACGGCAACCGCATTGTCGACGTCTGCCTCGGCGACACGGGCGCGATGTTCGGCCATGGTCCGGTCCCAGTTCTCGAAGCCCTGAAGAATGCAGGCACACGCGGCCTCACCACCATGCTGCCCTCCTCCGATGCGCAGATCGTCGGCCGTCTGCTAGTGGAGCATTTCGGCCTGCCGCGCTGGCAGCTCGGCGCCACCGCAAGCGACGCCAACCGTTTTGCCATCCGCGTGGCGCGCGCCGTCACCGGCCGGGCAAAGCTGCTCGTCTTCGACGGCTGCTATCATGGCGCCGTGGATGACACGCTGGTCGATCTCGTCGACGGCAAGACGATTTCGCGCCGCAACCTGCTTGGCCAGGTGCGCGATCTCGGCGAACTGACCGTTTCCATTCCCTTCAACGACGAAGCCGCGCTGGAAAAGGCGCTTGCCGCGCACAACATTGCCTGCGTGCTCGCCGAACCCGTCATGACGAATTGCGGCATGATCCCACCCGACCCCGGCTTCCACGATGCACTACGCCGCCTGACGCGCGCGGCCGGCACGCTGCTTCTCATCGACGAGACGCACACCATCTCCACCGGCCTTGGTGGCTACACAAAGATGTATGGACTCGAACCGGACCTCATCGTCATGGGAAAGCCGATCGGCGGTGGCGTTCCGGTCAGTGTCTGGGGCATGACGCAGGCGATTTCGGACAAGTTGCACGTCATTCGGCGCGAACAGAGCGGCCATGGCCATTCCGGCATCGGCACGACGCTTTCAGGCAGTGCGCTGCAACTGGCCTGCCTGCGCGCCTGCCTGGAGCACGTGATGACCGAAGAGGCATACCGCACCATGCAGTCCCGCGCGGATCGCATCGAGGCGGGCTTCAAGGCGGCAATCGCCGCCGCCGGCCTCGACTGGACGGTTTCGCGCGTCGGCGCCCGGCTGGAAGTCGTCTTTTCAGCCGTGCCAGTGCGTAACGCGGCAGAAGCCCGCGCTGCCGCTTCCGACACGATCGAGGCTGCGTTGCATCTGTCCATGCTGAACCTCGGCTACCTGCTGACGCCCTTCCACAACATGGTTCTCGTCAGCCCCGCGCTTTCGGAAAAGCAGGCGGATGGCCTCGTCCAGGCCTTCGCCACCGTTCTCGGCCGCCTTGCCGAGCGGAGGGCAGCCGCGTGA
- a CDS encoding helix-turn-helix domain-containing protein, with the protein MTPAAKLPTNSVSAAPGADCRRDSQLFAETLDPVFRTTIATPERIDDFRAELSTYFMGPALFFVADMLGTTYTFSRDPSRIARSGLDLILVQVTLAGSDLRTVNGETMLVEAGDVSIFDLTRPMHSETQHCHNLTLVLPRHLLFSKDVQNDGLHGLLFKRSTSTARLIGSHLRALFEDLPDITQADAPTIVTATANLVTNLVGPKITERQQSGPTVRGAVIMQIRRYIEQHTAMADLGPDHLCKMFGLSRASLYRLFEPIGGVTDYIRTRRLRAAFDMLTNDRKRGVGEIAYACGFADISAFSRAFRNQFGMSPSEVRDMGDRGPLSLGPAEKQSATSVHDWLRIVSTL; encoded by the coding sequence ATGACTCCCGCCGCCAAGTTGCCGACCAATTCCGTATCTGCTGCACCCGGAGCCGATTGTCGCCGGGATAGCCAGCTCTTTGCCGAGACGCTCGATCCGGTCTTCCGCACGACCATTGCAACACCGGAACGGATTGACGATTTTCGCGCCGAGCTCTCCACCTACTTCATGGGACCGGCCCTGTTTTTCGTCGCCGACATGCTGGGCACCACCTACACTTTTTCCCGTGACCCCTCCCGTATCGCCCGCAGTGGGCTCGACCTCATCCTCGTGCAGGTGACCCTTGCCGGCAGCGATCTGCGGACCGTCAACGGTGAAACGATGCTGGTCGAAGCAGGCGATGTGTCCATCTTCGATCTGACACGGCCCATGCATTCCGAGACGCAGCACTGCCACAACCTGACGCTGGTGCTGCCGCGCCACCTGCTGTTCAGCAAGGATGTGCAGAACGATGGCCTGCACGGTCTGCTTTTCAAGCGATCGACGAGCACCGCCCGGCTGATCGGCAGCCATCTGCGCGCCCTTTTTGAGGACCTTCCGGACATCACGCAGGCCGATGCGCCGACGATCGTTACCGCCACCGCGAATCTCGTCACGAACCTGGTCGGACCGAAGATAACCGAGCGCCAGCAGTCTGGCCCCACCGTGCGGGGCGCGGTCATCATGCAGATCCGCCGCTATATCGAGCAGCATACTGCCATGGCGGATCTCGGCCCGGATCATCTCTGCAAGATGTTCGGCCTGTCGCGTGCCTCACTGTACCGCCTGTTCGAACCGATTGGCGGCGTGACCGATTACATCCGCACGCGTCGGCTTCGTGCAGCCTTCGACATGCTGACGAACGATCGCAAGCGCGGCGTCGGAGAGATTGCCTATGCCTGCGGTTTCGCTGATATCTCCGCGTTCTCGCGCGCCTTCCGCAACCAGTTCGGCATGAGCCCGAGCGAGGTACGCGACATGGGCGATCGCGGCCCCCTCTCCCTTGGTCCGGCCGAAAAACAATCGGCCACCTCCGTGCATGACTGGTTGCGCATCGTCAGCACGCTGTAA
- a CDS encoding DUF3307 domain-containing protein — MIDIPDQISTAWIAAALVAFLAKHFLADFLLQTDWMVVGKEQPDGWFLPLAAHAGLHGALTTALFLFVSPPLAWLGLADALVHGTIDRLKSIATRHQKLTPRQSAFWWLLGVDQTLHHLTHVGLAILLAAAGSAS, encoded by the coding sequence ATGATCGACATACCAGACCAGATCTCGACCGCGTGGATCGCCGCCGCCTTGGTGGCGTTCCTCGCCAAACACTTCCTGGCGGATTTTCTGCTCCAGACGGACTGGATGGTGGTGGGCAAGGAACAGCCGGACGGCTGGTTCCTGCCGCTTGCAGCCCATGCGGGCCTGCACGGGGCATTGACCACCGCCCTTTTCCTCTTCGTGTCGCCACCACTGGCCTGGCTCGGCCTTGCCGACGCCCTGGTTCATGGCACGATAGACCGGCTGAAAAGCATCGCTACGCGTCACCAGAAGCTGACGCCCCGGCAATCGGCCTTCTGGTGGCTTCTCGGCGTGGACCAGACCCTGCATCACCTGACGCATGTTGGTCTGGCGATCCTTCTCGCCGCCGCGGGTTCTGCTTCTTAA
- a CDS encoding AGE family epimerase/isomerase produces MGATGHLGTAWRKRDYHRQWLWREANRLFDFFQNRAFNPVGGFHELDAEGRPLNAGNPVRGIHSTARMVHCFSIGSLLGRPGSDDLVDHGMKYLWEKHRDQERGGYHWSLDNSGLLDSSKQGYGHAFVLLAASSAKLAGHPDADRMIADVTDVLEKRFWEDKHGAIAEEFDADWTPVPGYRGQNSNMHLTEALMAAFEATGEKAYLDKAERVVDLVIRRRAGENGFRVPEHFDENWVLDKEYRGHEMFRPSGTTPGHWLEWARLILQLYALGGKKHAWMPEAAKALFAQSIALGWDNEKGGFFYTLDWNDEPAKRNKLWWPMAEGVGAAAFLAEHLPSDFHETWYRKIWDSIARHFLDQDRGGWHEELTEDLVPSYTLFAGKGDIYHALQACLIPLYPATGSLTKGIIEAGGH; encoded by the coding sequence ATGGGCGCAACGGGACATCTCGGTACGGCTTGGCGCAAGCGCGACTATCACCGTCAATGGCTCTGGCGGGAAGCAAACCGCCTCTTCGACTTCTTCCAGAACCGGGCCTTCAATCCGGTCGGCGGCTTCCACGAGCTGGATGCCGAAGGCCGCCCCCTCAACGCCGGCAACCCGGTGCGCGGCATCCACTCGACCGCCCGCATGGTGCATTGCTTTTCCATCGGCAGCCTGCTCGGCCGCCCGGGTTCCGACGATCTTGTCGATCACGGCATGAAATACCTCTGGGAAAAGCACCGTGACCAGGAGCGTGGCGGCTACCATTGGTCGCTCGACAATTCCGGCCTGCTGGATTCCAGCAAGCAGGGCTATGGCCATGCCTTCGTGCTGCTCGCCGCGTCAAGCGCCAAGCTTGCCGGCCATCCCGATGCCGATCGCATGATCGCCGATGTCACAGACGTGCTGGAAAAGCGCTTCTGGGAAGACAAGCACGGCGCGATTGCCGAAGAGTTCGACGCGGACTGGACGCCGGTTCCCGGCTATCGCGGCCAGAATTCCAATATGCACCTGACGGAAGCGCTGATGGCGGCGTTCGAGGCGACGGGCGAAAAGGCCTATCTCGACAAGGCTGAACGCGTGGTCGACCTCGTCATTCGCCGCCGTGCAGGGGAAAACGGTTTTCGCGTGCCCGAGCATTTTGACGAGAACTGGGTACTCGACAAGGAATATCGCGGCCACGAGATGTTCCGCCCCTCCGGCACCACGCCCGGCCATTGGCTGGAATGGGCTCGTCTCATCCTCCAGCTCTATGCCCTCGGCGGCAAGAAACACGCCTGGATGCCGGAAGCTGCCAAGGCGCTGTTCGCGCAGTCCATCGCGTTGGGCTGGGATAACGAAAAGGGCGGCTTCTTCTATACGCTCGACTGGAACGACGAACCGGCAAAGCGCAACAAGCTGTGGTGGCCGATGGCCGAGGGTGTCGGTGCGGCGGCCTTCCTTGCCGAACATCTGCCGAGCGATTTCCACGAGACCTGGTATCGCAAGATCTGGGATTCCATTGCCCGCCATTTCCTCGATCAGGACCGCGGTGGCTGGCATGAAGAACTCACCGAAGACCTTGTGCCGAGTTACACCCTTTTCGCCGGCAAGGGTGACATCTATCATGCGCTCCAGGCCTGCCTGATCCCGCTCTATCCGGCGACAGGCAGTCTGACCAAGGGCATCATCGAGGCCGGCGGCCACTAG
- a CDS encoding glycosyltransferase: protein MAPAKTIALFPEASYGAALNCVGIAQELRRLGHRPVFICHPGFSGVFAEYGFAEHQLTDADAAPTDWNDFIARHQDAFRQAPLDQLESYVGPTWEAIVDTAMRVEEPLRQLLGRLKPDAIVLDNVVMFPAIANAGVPWIRVVSCAETEIPDANVPPYLSGCGHDERAAWSTFATGYEKTVAPAHRRFAGFLAECGLKAPTPPNFLDPSPWLNLLLAPDIIRHERRTPLDPENFVFLDGCVRHEAPYTPPRFASHNEAPLVLTSFGSLGAMDVAMMKRMIGVFATLPYRFLVNAGHWREEYREVPDNVFIDSWFPQPSVVEQASLFIHHGGNNSFCEALYYGVPSLIMPYCWDGHDNAARAAETGVGRRLGRYDWSDAELANAIEGLLGDEAMRVRLKANAAKMHKAAGATRAAEEIARIATGVAGVARASV, encoded by the coding sequence ATGGCGCCAGCAAAGACCATCGCCCTCTTTCCGGAAGCGAGCTACGGCGCGGCGCTGAACTGCGTCGGCATCGCCCAGGAACTGCGACGGTTGGGCCACCGCCCGGTCTTCATCTGCCATCCGGGCTTCAGCGGGGTTTTTGCAGAGTACGGTTTTGCCGAACATCAACTGACCGATGCCGATGCAGCGCCGACGGACTGGAACGATTTCATCGCACGCCACCAAGACGCCTTTCGTCAGGCGCCGCTCGATCAACTCGAGAGCTATGTCGGCCCGACCTGGGAGGCGATCGTCGATACGGCGATGCGGGTGGAAGAGCCACTGCGCCAACTTCTCGGACGGTTGAAGCCGGATGCCATCGTGCTCGACAATGTCGTGATGTTCCCGGCCATCGCCAATGCCGGCGTACCGTGGATTCGCGTCGTTTCCTGCGCCGAGACGGAAATTCCCGATGCGAATGTCCCGCCTTATCTTTCCGGCTGCGGCCACGACGAGCGCGCGGCATGGTCGACCTTTGCTACAGGATACGAAAAGACGGTGGCCCCAGCGCACAGGCGCTTCGCCGGCTTCCTCGCCGAGTGCGGCCTCAAGGCACCGACACCACCGAATTTCCTCGATCCGTCACCCTGGCTGAACCTGCTGCTTGCACCGGACATCATCCGACATGAGCGCCGCACGCCGCTCGATCCGGAAAACTTCGTTTTCCTCGACGGCTGTGTACGCCATGAAGCGCCTTATACGCCGCCGCGCTTTGCCAGCCACAATGAGGCGCCGCTGGTACTGACGAGTTTTGGCTCGCTCGGCGCGATGGACGTTGCCATGATGAAACGCATGATCGGCGTCTTCGCGACACTTCCCTATCGCTTCCTCGTCAATGCCGGGCACTGGCGGGAGGAATACCGCGAGGTGCCGGACAATGTCTTCATCGACAGCTGGTTTCCGCAGCCCTCGGTCGTCGAGCAGGCGAGCCTGTTCATCCATCACGGCGGCAACAATTCCTTCTGCGAAGCGCTCTACTACGGCGTCCCGTCTCTCATCATGCCCTATTGCTGGGACGGCCACGACAACGCTGCCCGCGCCGCCGAGACCGGCGTCGGACGGCGGCTTGGCCGCTATGACTGGAGCGATGCCGAGCTTGCAAACGCGATAGAAGGCCTGCTCGGCGACGAGGCGATGCGTGTGCGACTGAAGGCCAATGCAGCAAAGATGCATAAGGCGGCCGGAGCAACACGCGCCGCGGAAGAAATCGCGCGGATCGCCACCGGTGTGGCCGGGGTTGCGCGCGCTTCCGTCTGA
- a CDS encoding GntR family transcriptional regulator, translating into MTPEPKRTNFRHVELAQKILDVAGERGMTPGERLAEQALASLCNVSRTPIRKALQILAERDLVTADAEGGYLLAVDPVATARLEDTTDGEGENEIYAAILRDLAAGRITENQTVAALQRRYDVSRQAVQNALMKLSEENLAERGAGQQWLLKQFAISGDAAAKSYEFRLATEPLALTLPDFKRDIPAMTALRQSMLILRGMNETAFDRKLFDRTDVDFHLLIARSCGNPFMAEALTNHHRRRRASPPAGHVNAFRLMQSNLEHIQILEQIERGQMELAADLMRVHIQLSQSQRPRLAGRGVPPAFKLVVR; encoded by the coding sequence ATGACCCCGGAGCCGAAGCGCACCAACTTTCGCCATGTCGAATTGGCGCAAAAAATACTGGACGTCGCAGGCGAGCGCGGCATGACGCCGGGCGAGCGGCTGGCCGAGCAGGCCCTCGCGTCGCTCTGCAATGTGTCGAGAACACCGATCCGCAAGGCTTTGCAGATTCTTGCCGAACGGGACCTGGTGACGGCCGATGCCGAGGGCGGCTATCTTCTTGCGGTCGACCCGGTCGCCACGGCGCGGCTCGAAGACACGACGGATGGAGAGGGCGAGAACGAGATTTATGCGGCGATCCTGCGTGACCTCGCTGCCGGACGCATAACCGAGAACCAGACAGTTGCCGCGCTTCAGCGTCGCTATGATGTCTCGCGCCAGGCGGTACAAAATGCGCTGATGAAACTATCGGAGGAAAACCTGGCGGAGCGCGGCGCCGGCCAGCAGTGGCTGCTAAAACAGTTTGCGATCAGTGGTGATGCGGCTGCGAAGAGCTACGAATTCCGCCTTGCGACCGAGCCGCTTGCACTGACGCTGCCGGACTTCAAGCGAGACATTCCCGCGATGACGGCGCTGCGCCAATCCATGCTCATCCTGCGCGGCATGAACGAGACGGCGTTCGACCGCAAACTCTTCGACCGCACGGACGTCGATTTCCATCTCTTGATCGCGCGCTCCTGCGGCAACCCTTTCATGGCCGAGGCGCTCACCAACCATCACCGCCGCCGCCGCGCGAGCCCGCCGGCCGGCCATGTCAACGCGTTCCGGCTGATGCAGTCGAACCTCGAGCATATTCAGATCCTTGAACAGATCGAGCGCGGCCAGATGGAGCTTGCCGCCGATCTGATGCGTGTGCATATACAGCTCTCCCAATCACAGCGCCCCCGGCTTGCCGGCCGTGGTGTCCCTCCCGCTTTCAAGCTTGTCGTGCGTTAG
- a CDS encoding spermidine/putrescine ABC transporter substrate-binding protein, translated as MNAKNRLTASAAAAALLAACLSAGAAAAADLVISNWDGYMAPDIADAFKAATGLEIEVVNHATNEEVMGKLMASGGKGYDVVFVSSPFAEILNGQGLAEPIDKAAVPNLANLYPEATTLAYDPGNTFSVPYTWGSTGLCYRSDLVEGTPDSWMNLLQPTDKLKGKTTMLATDRWLMAAGELAKGYSVNEKDPAKLEEVKNLLIEAKKTLLAYDDTTFYSKLVSAEASLVQAWDGWCNYGITENKAIKFVVPKEGSDLWIDTIVVMKSSENKEAAMKFINFILDAKNHAWAAQNILYKVPNKAAMESLDKALAEQYPNMAMAPADLVKFELLRDLGTAQKDYSRIVSEIKAAN; from the coding sequence GTGAACGCGAAGAACCGACTGACTGCGTCCGCAGCGGCCGCGGCGCTTCTTGCCGCATGCCTTTCGGCGGGCGCGGCCGCCGCCGCCGATCTCGTCATCTCGAACTGGGATGGCTACATGGCGCCTGATATCGCCGATGCCTTCAAGGCCGCGACGGGGCTGGAGATCGAGGTGGTCAACCATGCCACCAACGAAGAGGTCATGGGCAAGTTGATGGCGAGCGGTGGCAAGGGCTACGACGTCGTCTTCGTCTCCTCGCCGTTTGCCGAAATCCTGAACGGGCAGGGGCTCGCCGAACCGATCGACAAGGCCGCCGTACCGAACCTCGCCAATCTTTATCCCGAAGCGACCACGCTTGCCTATGACCCCGGCAACACCTTCTCCGTGCCCTATACCTGGGGCTCGACGGGTCTGTGCTACCGCTCCGACCTCGTGGAGGGCACGCCGGACAGCTGGATGAACCTGCTCCAGCCGACCGACAAGCTGAAGGGCAAGACCACAATGCTCGCCACCGACCGCTGGCTGATGGCGGCCGGCGAGCTGGCCAAGGGATATTCGGTCAACGAGAAGGACCCGGCGAAGCTGGAGGAGGTGAAGAACCTCCTCATCGAGGCGAAGAAAACCTTGCTCGCCTATGACGACACGACCTTTTATTCGAAGCTCGTTTCGGCGGAAGCCTCGCTGGTGCAGGCCTGGGATGGCTGGTGCAATTACGGCATCACCGAGAACAAGGCCATCAAGTTCGTCGTGCCGAAGGAAGGCTCCGATCTCTGGATCGACACGATCGTCGTGATGAAGAGTTCTGAGAACAAGGAAGCGGCGATGAAGTTCATCAACTTCATCCTCGACGCCAAGAACCACGCCTGGGCGGCACAGAACATTCTCTACAAGGTGCCGAACAAGGCGGCGATGGAAAGCCTCGACAAGGCTCTGGCCGAGCAATATCCGAACATGGCCATGGCCCCGGCCGACCTCGTGAAATTCGAACTGCTGCGCGATCTCGGCACCGCGCAAAAAGACTATTCGCGCATCGTGAGCGAGATCAAGGCCGCGAACTGA
- a CDS encoding ABC transporter permease, translating to MVVPCLLVLSYAFFQRGVWGGVEYTFTLENFARVVDPLYAKIFLNSARIALTATVVAILIAYPAAYAISRAPRMTQPILLFFAVLPFWSNYLIRTYAWIVLLNREGLINNLLRTLGYTGEPLSMLYTESAVIIGLVYNYLPFVILAIYSTLSRLNPELMEASRDLGAGPVRTFLRVTLPLTLPGVAAGGVFVFVLSIGNFVTPALLGGGRFQMVGNLVYDQFLTANDWPFGAALGAALILTMIVLLLLQARATAHASGERKAEAER from the coding sequence ATGGTGGTGCCGTGCCTGCTGGTGCTGAGCTATGCTTTCTTCCAGCGCGGCGTCTGGGGCGGGGTGGAATATACGTTCACGCTGGAAAACTTCGCCCGCGTCGTCGATCCGCTTTACGCAAAGATCTTTCTCAATTCCGCGCGCATCGCGCTGACGGCGACGGTGGTCGCAATCCTCATCGCCTATCCCGCCGCTTATGCGATCTCGCGCGCGCCAAGAATGACGCAGCCGATCCTGCTGTTCTTCGCGGTTCTGCCCTTCTGGAGCAACTACCTGATCCGCACCTACGCCTGGATCGTGCTGCTCAACCGTGAAGGCCTGATCAACAATCTGCTGCGCACGCTCGGCTATACGGGCGAGCCGCTCTCGATGCTCTATACCGAGAGTGCCGTCATCATTGGCCTCGTCTACAATTACCTGCCCTTCGTCATCCTTGCGATCTATTCCACACTCTCGCGGCTGAACCCGGAACTGATGGAAGCCTCGCGCGATCTCGGCGCCGGTCCCGTCCGCACCTTCTTGCGTGTCACGCTGCCACTCACTCTGCCGGGCGTTGCCGCCGGTGGCGTCTTCGTCTTCGTGCTCTCCATCGGCAATTTCGTGACACCCGCCCTGCTCGGCGGCGGGCGGTTCCAGATGGTCGGCAATCTCGTCTACGATCAGTTCCTGACCGCCAATGACTGGCCCTTCGGCGCAGCGCTGGGTGCGGCGCTGATCCTGACCATGATCGTGCTGCTTCTCCTGCAAGCCCGCGCCACGGCGCATGCCTCCGGCGAGCGAAAAGCGGAGGCGGAGCGATGA
- a CDS encoding ABC transporter permease, whose product MSAALSRKLPGRIVLLLVFGFLYLPIAVLVLLSFNDSGLPTSWSGFSTRWYGALVANTDILRAAWNTLIVAVFATVISTVLGTLLALGMETRRRKSNGLEALAFAPMVIPDIVLAVALLTFFSRLGLAMGLHTIIISHVIFDLAFVCSVVRARLKHFDFSIVEASRDLGASGWTTFWRVTFRVLLPSIVAGALLAFTLSVDEFIIAFFTAGAGRSSITLPMQIYSMIRFGITPEVNALATVVMGVSATALLISQWLNREQQVP is encoded by the coding sequence ATGAGCGCGGCCCTTTCCCGCAAGCTGCCGGGCCGTATCGTTCTCTTGCTGGTCTTCGGCTTCCTCTACCTGCCGATCGCCGTGCTGGTGCTGCTCTCCTTCAACGACAGCGGCCTGCCGACCTCCTGGTCCGGCTTTTCCACCCGCTGGTACGGCGCGCTGGTAGCCAATACCGATATCCTGCGCGCCGCCTGGAACACGCTGATCGTCGCCGTCTTCGCGACCGTCATCTCCACGGTGCTCGGCACCCTGCTGGCGCTCGGCATGGAAACGCGGCGGCGGAAAAGCAACGGGCTGGAAGCGCTCGCCTTCGCGCCGATGGTCATCCCCGATATCGTGCTTGCGGTGGCGCTTCTCACCTTCTTCTCGCGCCTCGGCCTGGCGATGGGCCTGCACACCATCATCATCAGCCACGTCATCTTCGACCTCGCCTTCGTCTGCTCGGTGGTGCGGGCGCGGCTGAAACATTTCGACTTTTCCATCGTCGAGGCCTCGCGTGATCTCGGCGCCTCCGGCTGGACGACCTTCTGGCGCGTCACCTTTCGGGTGCTGCTGCCGTCGATTGTCGCGGGCGCGCTGCTCGCCTTCACGCTCTCGGTCGACGAGTTCATCATCGCCTTCTTCACGGCGGGCGCCGGGCGCTCGTCGATCACCCTTCCCATGCAGATCTATTCGATGATCCGCTTCGGCATCACGCCGGAGGTCAACGCGCTCGCCACCGTCGTGATGGGCGTCAGCGCGACGGCGCTCCTGATCTCGCAATGGCTCAACAGAGAACAGCAGGTCCCATGA